In a genomic window of Brassica rapa cultivar Chiifu-401-42 chromosome A10, CAAS_Brap_v3.01, whole genome shotgun sequence:
- the LOC108870115 gene encoding protein ALP1-like — MHYYYFYISNKINFMFINLQAFRICQLRSQNIQTLSYEERIELWNLENEQFEELIIQPTLSYYDRYFNRAPARTDRGLAWRNMWSRLQEDDAACLQLLRMSLPCFRTLCNILQTNYGVKPTSNVSIEESVAIFLRICGHNEVQRDVGLRFRRNQKTVKRKFKVLKATELLACDYIRTPTRQELYRIPERLQVHPNYYPFFSGFVGAMDGTHVCVKVLLELQGMYWNRHDNASLNIMAICDLNMLFTYIWNGAPGSCHDTAVLTMAQESDPEFPLPPMEKYYVVDSGYPNRQGFLAPYKSSRNNVVRYHMSQFNYGPAPRTKEELFNRYHASLRSVIERTFRVWKKKWRILCDFPRYSINIHQRVIMATMGLYNFIKISNFSDADFAEVMTETGGFNTQAETDFYTDLEDVGTIEVTYGGHMTQIRDNIVNMLWENQ, encoded by the coding sequence ATgcattattactatttttatatatctaataaaataaattttatgtttattaatttgcAGGCATTTCGAATCTGTCAATTGCGTTCACAAAACATCCAGACACTATCTTACGAAGAGAGAATTGAGTTGTGGAATTTAGAAAATGAGCAATTTGAGGAGTTAATAATTCAACCAACTTTGAGTTATTATGATCGATATTTTAATAGAGCACCCGCCCGGACAGACAGAGGTTTAGCGTGGAGAAATATGTGGTCTCGACTTCAAGAAGATGATGCTGCTTGTCTTCAACTCCTACGAATGTCACTACCATGTTTCCGAACACTATGTAACATACTACAAACGAATTATGGTGTGAAACCAACTTCAAATGTAAGCATTGAAGAAAGTGTGGCTATATTTTTGCGTATATGCGGGCAcaatgaagttcaaagagatgtTGGGTTGAGATTTAGACGAAACCAAAAGACTgtgaaaagaaaatttaaagttCTTAAAGCGACGGAATTACTTGCATGCGATTATATCAGAACTCCAACAAGACAAGAACTATACCGAATTCCTGAAAGACTTCAAGTACATCCAAATTATTATCCATTTTTTAGTGGATTTGTTGGAGCTATGGATGGGACTCATGTTTGCGTAAAAGTACTACTAGAATTACAAGGAATGTATTGGAATCGACACGATAATGCATCGTTGAATATTATGGCAATTTGTGATCTGAATATGCTATTCACATATATATGGAATGGAGCACCGGGATCTTGTCATGATACAGCCGTTCTCACAATGGCACAAGAAAGCGATCCTGAATTTCCTTTGCCTCCAATGGAAAAGTATTATGTCGTTGACTCGGGTTATCCAAACAGGCAAGGATTTTTGGCTCCATATAAGTCATCACGAAACAACGTTGTCAGATATCATATGTCACAGTTCAACTATGGTCCTGCTCCACGGACTAAAGAAGAATTATTTAATCGATATCATGCGTCTCTACGTTCAGTTATCGAGAGAACTTTTAGAGTTTGGAAGAAAAAATGGAGGATTCTTTGTGATTTTCCAAGATATAGTATTAACATACATCAGAGAGTGATCATGGCTACAATGGGattgtataattttattaagatttcaAACTTTTCAGATGCAGATTTTGCTGAAGTTATGACAGAAACAGGAGGATTCAACACACAAGCAGAGACTGATTTTTATACCGATTTAGAAGATGTGGGAACAATTGAAGTGACATATGGAGGACATATGACGCAAATAAGAGATAATATTGTAAATATGCTATGggaaaatcaataa
- the LOC103843902 gene encoding probable protein phosphatase 2C 12: MSSKGEHHSIPLSVLLKRESANEKIDNPELVHGQFNQSKKGEDFTFVKTECQRVTGDGLTTFSVFGLFDGHNGSAAAIYTKENLLNNVLAALPSDLNRDEWVSALPRALVAGFVKTDKDFQERARTSGTTVTFVIVEGWVVSVASVGDSRCILEPAEGGVYHLSADHRLEINEEERDRVTASGGEVGRLNTGGGTEIGPLRCWPGGLCLSRSIGDLDVGEYIVPVPYVKQVKLSSSGGRLVISSDGVWDAISAEESLDCCRGLPPEASAEHIVKAAVGKKGIRDDTTCIVVDILPSEKPAASVPPPKKQGKGIIKSMFKRKSSGSSSNIEKEYLEPDEVEELFEEGSAMLSERLDTKYPLCNMFKLFMCAVCQVEVKPGEGVSIHAGTANCPKLRPWDGPFLCASCQEKKDAMEGKRSSGDRHSSESD; encoded by the exons ATGTCAAGTAAAGGAGAACATCATTCAATTCCACTTTCGGTTTTGCTCAAGCGTGAATCAGCTAATGAAAAGATAGATAATCCCGAGCTTGTACACGGCCAGTTTAACCAGAGCAAGAAAGGAGAGGACTTTACTTTTGTTAAAACAGAGTGCCAAAGGGTCACCGGAGATGGCCTTACTACCTTCTCTGTTTTCGGG CTTTTTGATGGACACAATGGTTCTGCAGCAGCTATATACACCAAGGAGAACCTTCTTAACAATGTATTAGCTGCACTACCCTCTGATCTTAACAGAGATGAGTGGGTTTCGGCACTCCCTAGGGCCTTGGTTGCCGGATTTGTCAAAACTGATAAAGATTTCCAGGAAAGAG CAAGAACCTCTGGAACGACCGTAACTTTTGTCATTGTAGAAGGGTGGGTGGTGAGTGTTGCATCTGTAGGTGACTCTCGTTGCATACTCGAGCCTGCTGAAGGTGGTGTCTATCATTTATCTGCTGATCATCGGCTTGAAATAAACGAAGAAGA GCGGGATCGCGTCACTGCAAGTGGTGGTGAAGTTGGTCGTTTAAATACTGGTGGTGGAACTGAG ATTGGTCCTCTGAGATGTTGGCCGGGTGGTCTCTGTCTCTCAAGATCCATTGGAGACCTGGATGTTGGCGAATACATTGTTCCAGTTCCTTATGTGAAGCAAGTCAAG CTGTCTTCATCTGGTGGTCGACTTGTCATCTCAAGCGATGGTGTGTGGGATGCAATTAGTGCAGAAGAGTCTCTTGATTGTTGCCGAGGCTTGCCACCTGAAGCTTCGGCCGAGCATATTGTTAAA GCAGCTGTTGGGAAGAAAGGTATTCGAGATGATACAACATGTATTGTCGTTGATATATTACCATCAGAAAAACCAGCTGCTTCAGTGCCGCCTCCAAAGAAGCAAGGAAAAGGAATAATAAAATCCATGTTCAAAAGAAAATCTTCAGGCTCATCTTCTAATATTGAGAAAGAGTATCTTGAACCTGATGAGGTTGAAGAACTGTTCGAAGAAGGCTCTGCTATGCTTTCAGAGAG ATTAGACACAAAATACCCGCTCTGCAATATGTTTAAGTTGTTCATGTGTGCTGTGTGTCAAGTAGAAGTGAAACCTGGAGAAGGTGTTTCGATCCATGCTGGAACGGCTAATTGCCCAAAGCTTCGTCCTTGGGATGGTCCGTTCCTTTGCGCAAGTTGCCAAGAGAAGAAAGACGCTATGGAAGGGAAACGATCATCAGGAG ATAGACATAGTAGTGAGAGCGACTAG